In the genome of Thiorhodovibrio winogradskyi, the window GGCTTGAGGATGATCGCTGTCAAAGCCCCCATTGGGGCTATGTTGTAACGGGGATAATCACTGCCCTGTATACGGACGGCAGCGAAGAGACATCACGGGCTGGAGACCTTTTCTACTGGCCTCCAGGGCACAGCGTCAGAGCGGAAGAAGACACCGACATTGTGATGTTTAGTCCTCAGCAGGAACACGGCGCAGTGATCGATCACATCCGGGACAAGATCAATCGCTAGTTATTGTAATAGCAACCGTATCGGCAAGGGACAAACTAACAGCGAGGCGACTCATGTACAACGGTGACGTCATAATCCACATCGACGCGACGCTCGACGACGAGGCGATCAACAAACTACTGCACGACACCAGCCAAGCCCCTGGTGTGATTGATGTCCGCATCAAC includes:
- a CDS encoding cupin domain-containing protein; its protein translation is MRIAKEDIPVQIDVPGAIARQQSDFGDVTGYGRMGAEYFTFGAGTDITQLLHGLEDDRCQSPHWGYVVTGIITALYTDGSEETSRAGDLFYWPPGHSVRAEEDTDIVMFSPQQEHGAVIDHIRDKINR
- a CDS encoding heavy-metal-associated domain-containing protein, which gives rise to MYNGDVIIHIDATLDDEAINKLLHDTSQAPGVIDVRINEKARHLMMVDFDAKATKPSAILETVRKRGLGAELVGL